Proteins encoded by one window of Rutidosis leptorrhynchoides isolate AG116_Rl617_1_P2 chromosome 7, CSIRO_AGI_Rlap_v1, whole genome shotgun sequence:
- the LOC139860087 gene encoding uncharacterized protein — protein MDELAKTLPEGSTDKPGLDDVFSQVMGNNKYGATDMYGLGVQASDLWGKLSSRNVVCMENIQLKSENKELTEENVHLKEQLASKDGSVVEDSTIPQGLTVVNVAPLLKVGDEVFLHNILNPSEKVGRGWLRTLDPTEVIGGVEIEDDWCGVHLQHVLKKGADVVRPFDLIKKVEDATGVTIAWPSTFISLCLS, from the exons ATGGATGAGCTTGCTAAAACACTGCCTGAAGGTTCAACTGATAAGCCTGGTCTAGATGATGTTTTTTCCCAAGTTATGGGTAACAATAAATATGGTGCAACGGATATGTATGGATTAGGTGTTCAAGCTTCTGATCTTTGGGGTAAATTATCAAGTCGTAATGTGGTTTGTATGGAGAACATTCAACTCAAGTCAGAGAACAAAGAACTTACTGAAGAAAATGTACATCTAAAAGAACAGTTGGCAAGTAAGGATGGTTCAGTTGTTGAAGATAGCACAATACCACAAGGCCTCACTGTAGTCAATGTTGCTCCACTTCTTAAG GTTGGAGATGAAGTATTTTTACACAATATACTTAACCCTAGCGAGAAGGTAGGAAGAGGATGGTTGAGGACCTTGGATCCAACTGAGGTAATTGGCGGTGTAGAGATTGAAGATGATTGGTGTGGGGTACATCTTCAACATGTCCTTAAAAAAGGTGCTGATGTGGTTAGGCCATTTGATCTGATTAAGAAAGTTGAAGACGCTACAGGCGTAACTATCGCGTGGCCTTCTACGTTCATATCGCTATGTCTATCATAa